The Candidatus Hydrogenedentota bacterium genome window below encodes:
- a CDS encoding TIM barrel protein yields the protein MNRRNFMTACGATAGAAAFFKSMAAIGAVPGDKPFAKAKLRMSAPLDWFPGANPPEKIKAAAQWGLPAYEWLGAGGDADALRAAAEECGMELSCTGGCGRIGPGTMVKKEDHDEVVKHFKERVAFAKKAKCRHLVGLSGNTRTDVSVEEQTENVIKCLKRLAPIAEDNDVLLCCEALNPLVDHKGYFLTRTDQTMAILKEVNSPNVKMLFDIYHQQITEGNVIRNFTENIANIGHFHVADNPGRKEPGTGELNYKIIFRKIAETGYKDFVALECGHSTKNYEDTLNATLACLDF from the coding sequence ATGAATAGACGCAACTTTATGACGGCGTGCGGAGCGACCGCGGGCGCGGCCGCATTTTTCAAGTCCATGGCGGCGATCGGGGCCGTTCCGGGCGACAAGCCCTTCGCGAAGGCGAAACTGCGCATGTCGGCGCCGCTGGACTGGTTTCCCGGCGCCAATCCCCCGGAAAAGATCAAGGCGGCGGCCCAGTGGGGCTTGCCGGCATACGAGTGGCTCGGCGCCGGCGGCGATGCCGATGCGCTGCGCGCCGCGGCGGAAGAATGCGGCATGGAGCTGAGTTGTACCGGCGGTTGCGGCCGCATCGGGCCGGGCACGATGGTCAAGAAGGAAGACCACGACGAGGTGGTCAAACATTTCAAGGAACGCGTGGCGTTCGCGAAGAAGGCCAAGTGCAGGCATCTCGTCGGTCTGAGCGGAAACACCCGCACCGACGTTTCCGTCGAGGAACAGACCGAAAACGTCATCAAGTGCCTGAAACGCCTCGCGCCGATCGCCGAGGACAATGATGTCCTGTTGTGCTGCGAGGCGCTCAATCCGCTCGTGGACCACAAGGGCTACTTCCTCACGCGTACGGACCAGACGATGGCGATCCTGAAGGAAGTGAACAGTCCGAACGTGAAAATGCTGTTCGACATCTACCACCAGCAAATCACGGAGGGCAACGTCATTCGCAATTTCACGGAGAACATCGCCAACATCGGGCATTTCCACGTGGCCGACAATCCCGGACGCAAGGAACCCGGCACGGGCGAACTCAACTACAAGATCATTTTCCGGAAAATCGCGGAAACGGGCTACAAGGATTTTGTCGCCCTCGAATGCGGACATTCGACGAAGAATTACGAGGACACGCTGAACGCGACGCTGGCCTGTCTCGATTTCTAA
- a CDS encoding metal-dependent transcriptional regulator, which produces MPDITLSESLEDYLETIVHVQQERDSVRSRDIASERGVSTASVTGALRALARRGLIDYEPYGTIMLTSEGRRLGRQILGRHNALRDFLENRLGIPRVKAAAAACRMEHAIPADIIGKMLALFDRMAQCPLAAPEGNETASRGKKTPACPLAGTWFARDANPGTCNEIRLEARKR; this is translated from the coding sequence TTTGGAAGATTACCTCGAAACGATCGTCCACGTTCAGCAGGAACGCGACAGCGTGCGATCGCGCGACATTGCCTCCGAGCGGGGCGTTTCGACGGCCTCCGTGACAGGAGCCTTGCGGGCGCTGGCGCGGCGTGGTCTGATTGACTACGAACCCTATGGGACGATCATGCTCACGTCCGAAGGGCGCCGCCTCGGACGTCAAATTCTGGGGCGCCACAACGCCCTCCGCGATTTCCTGGAAAATCGCCTGGGCATACCCCGCGTGAAGGCCGCGGCGGCGGCATGCCGAATGGAACACGCGATTCCCGCCGACATTATCGGGAAAATGCTTGCCTTGTTCGATCGTATGGCGCAATGTCCGCTGGCCGCGCCGGAGGGGAATGAAACAGCCTCCCGGGGAAAAAAGACTCCGGCTTGTCCTCTGGCGGGAACATGGTTTGCCCGGGACGCCAATCCGGGGACATGCAACGAAATTCGGTTGGAAGCAAGAAAACGATGA
- a CDS encoding fumarylacetoacetate hydrolase family protein, with product MRIAHIELFDGSAVYAVQQTDGRLARAEGNPMTGGLVATREMVEPKRWLPPIEPRAILCIGRNYAEHAAEGGAPPPEFPILFMKNPNAAIGHEAPIRLPRVCGDEVDYEGELVVVLKKAALNVPRNAALSYVLGYTIGHDVSARVWQQHKGGSQWCRGKSFDTFAPMGPVLVTADEIPDPSGLSIRTTVNGREVQKSTTDKMIFDVPALISFLSQDTTLLPGTVIMTGTPEGVGWARAPKLTLRPGDRVSVEIGRIGCLSNPVMAA from the coding sequence ATGCGAATAGCGCACATAGAATTGTTCGACGGCTCCGCTGTTTATGCGGTGCAGCAAACCGACGGACGCCTCGCGCGCGCCGAAGGCAATCCCATGACGGGCGGCCTTGTCGCTACGCGGGAAATGGTCGAACCCAAACGATGGCTGCCGCCCATCGAACCGCGTGCGATCCTTTGCATCGGGCGCAATTACGCGGAGCATGCCGCCGAGGGGGGCGCGCCGCCGCCGGAATTTCCTATTCTTTTCATGAAGAATCCCAACGCCGCCATTGGCCATGAGGCGCCCATTCGCCTGCCGCGGGTCTGCGGGGATGAGGTGGATTATGAGGGCGAATTGGTCGTCGTGCTGAAGAAGGCGGCATTGAACGTGCCCCGCAACGCGGCCCTGTCGTATGTGCTCGGCTACACCATCGGCCACGATGTGTCGGCGCGCGTGTGGCAACAGCACAAGGGCGGTTCGCAGTGGTGCCGGGGCAAGAGTTTCGACACGTTCGCGCCCATGGGGCCGGTGCTGGTCACGGCCGATGAAATTCCCGATCCGTCCGGTCTCTCAATTCGCACGACAGTCAACGGGCGCGAAGTCCAGAAAAGCACAACGGACAAAATGATCTTCGACGTCCCCGCGCTGATCAGTTTTCTCTCGCAGGACACCACGCTGCTCCCCGGAACGGTCATCATGACCGGCACGCCCGAAGGCGTCGGCTGGGCGCGCGCGCCGAAATTGACCCTGCGTCCCGGCGATCGGGTGAGTGTCGAAATCGGTCGCATCGGCTGCCTGTCGAATCCCGTCATGGCGGCCTGA
- a CDS encoding Gfo/Idh/MocA family oxidoreductase has product MGNEHNPGLTRRDFAKVSAAAGFAILSGTAQAAKDKSNRDTLKVGLLGCGNRGTGAAINMLEGKNNVKLIAMADLFEDRLKHSRRQISEHKNPEVKNRCQVKDDLCFIGFDAYEKILKTDIDILIEGTLPYCRPKHIAAAVEAKKHIFTEKPVAVDPDGIRVVLAAAEKAAELKLSIVAGTQRRHQKEYIETIKRIHDGAIGDVLALRAYWCGGLPFAYDRKPGWSDLEYRIRNWYGQCWVAGDNIVEQHVHNLDICNWVMNAHPIRVFASGGRTWKPKEEKYGDIYDHFDCDFEYENGVHMTSFSRHWQKCADGVFEDVVGTKGRSNCTSIGDWKPEGGENPYIQEHIDLVKSITGEGPYLNEGVQVAESTMTAIMGRMSAYTGQVQVWGKALKTDLKLVPEVLDFSKPYPLGPVPAPGGMA; this is encoded by the coding sequence ATGGGAAACGAACACAACCCGGGATTGACGCGCAGGGATTTCGCAAAGGTGTCCGCGGCGGCGGGCTTCGCGATTTTGTCAGGCACGGCGCAGGCCGCCAAGGACAAGAGCAACCGCGACACGCTGAAGGTCGGCCTGCTCGGATGCGGCAACCGAGGCACGGGCGCCGCAATCAACATGCTGGAAGGGAAGAACAACGTCAAATTGATTGCGATGGCGGATCTCTTCGAGGATCGCCTGAAACACTCGCGGCGGCAAATCTCCGAACACAAAAATCCGGAAGTCAAGAACCGTTGCCAAGTCAAGGACGACCTGTGTTTCATCGGATTCGACGCCTACGAAAAAATCCTGAAAACGGACATAGACATTCTGATCGAAGGCACGCTGCCCTACTGCCGTCCGAAACACATTGCGGCGGCCGTAGAGGCCAAGAAACACATTTTCACCGAGAAACCGGTTGCGGTGGATCCGGATGGCATCCGCGTCGTATTGGCGGCGGCGGAAAAGGCCGCGGAACTGAAACTGTCCATTGTCGCGGGCACGCAACGCCGGCATCAGAAGGAGTACATCGAGACGATCAAGCGCATCCACGACGGCGCGATCGGCGACGTGTTGGCCTTGCGCGCATACTGGTGCGGGGGATTGCCGTTTGCGTACGATCGCAAGCCGGGCTGGAGCGACCTTGAATACCGCATTCGCAACTGGTACGGACAATGCTGGGTGGCCGGCGACAACATCGTCGAGCAGCATGTGCACAACCTCGACATTTGCAACTGGGTCATGAACGCCCATCCGATCCGCGTATTCGCATCCGGCGGGCGCACGTGGAAACCAAAGGAAGAAAAGTATGGCGACATTTATGATCATTTCGACTGCGATTTCGAATACGAGAACGGCGTCCACATGACGAGTTTCAGCCGCCATTGGCAGAAGTGCGCGGACGGCGTTTTCGAGGATGTGGTCGGCACGAAAGGCCGCAGCAATTGCACGAGCATCGGCGACTGGAAACCCGAAGGCGGCGAGAATCCGTATATTCAGGAACACATCGATCTCGTGAAGAGCATAACGGGCGAAGGGCCGTATCTGAACGAGGGCGTGCAGGTCGCCGAGTCCACCATGACAGCGATCATGGGCCGTATGTCGGCGTACACGGGCCAGGTTCAGGTGTGGGGAAAGGCATTGAAAACCGACCTGAAACTGGTGCCGGAGGTACTCGATTTCTCGAAACCCTATCCGCTGGGTCCGGTGCCGGCCCCGGGCGGAATGGCATGA
- a CDS encoding DUF1559 domain-containing protein: MNTRKTGFTLIELLVVIAIIGILAAILLPALSRARESARRASCANNLKQMGVVFAMYANENRAQKFPPRKVFNCDGSLSATMIFNGIAVIPEYLADVNVVWCPSWGAQTDPMARYDRSKGNGDGIIAPCEVVKEPYDYTGWALTDDVNILGAAKRGQEGSGPGGRWEEAEYQDTPWGELAAANAGSGAPGRASDEDFTVSLAHAGTQGGGGNTMYRLRQGIERFFITDINHPAATAEAASVIPVMWDHISTSTADFSHVPGGGNVLYMDGHVEFLRYPAERFPMTPDSARIFGRYDRPFDGF, from the coding sequence ATGAACACACGCAAGACAGGATTTACCCTCATCGAATTACTGGTCGTGATAGCCATCATAGGCATCCTGGCGGCGATACTGCTGCCGGCGCTGTCGCGGGCGCGCGAGTCGGCGCGGCGCGCGAGTTGCGCGAACAACCTTAAGCAGATGGGCGTCGTATTCGCCATGTACGCCAACGAAAACCGGGCGCAAAAATTTCCGCCGCGAAAAGTCTTCAACTGCGACGGCAGCCTGTCCGCGACGATGATTTTCAACGGAATCGCGGTAATTCCTGAATACCTGGCGGACGTCAATGTCGTCTGGTGCCCGTCGTGGGGCGCGCAGACGGATCCGATGGCCCGTTACGACCGCTCGAAAGGCAACGGCGACGGCATTATCGCACCCTGCGAAGTCGTAAAGGAGCCATACGACTACACAGGTTGGGCGCTGACCGACGATGTGAATATCCTCGGCGCGGCGAAACGGGGCCAGGAAGGCAGCGGACCGGGAGGACGCTGGGAAGAAGCCGAATACCAGGATACGCCTTGGGGCGAATTGGCGGCCGCCAACGCCGGCTCCGGCGCGCCCGGACGCGCAAGCGACGAGGATTTTACGGTGTCGCTAGCCCATGCCGGCACGCAGGGCGGCGGCGGCAACACGATGTACAGGCTTCGCCAGGGCATCGAACGCTTCTTCATAACGGACATCAACCATCCAGCGGCGACCGCCGAGGCGGCCAGCGTCATACCGGTCATGTGGGACCACATCAGCACAAGCACGGCCGATTTTTCACACGTTCCCGGCGGCGGCAACGTGTTGTACATGGACGGGCATGTGGAATTTCTTCGATACCCGGCGGAACGGTTCCCCATGACTCCCGACAGCGCACGGATTTTCGGGCGTTACGACCGGCCTTTCGACGGTTTCTGA